In a single window of the Ramlibacter agri genome:
- the purL gene encoding phosphoribosylformylglycinamidine synthase produces MSLHITEFEGGQALSDFRVQQLLPRLQAVHPKITGIQARYVHLVAADHAPSAAERERLAALLTYGEPCAGSSQGPLVIVTPRFGTVSPWASKATDIAHNCGLAVRRVERVVEYRLQLASGLLGKASLDAAQLGAVAALLHDRMTESVVPGRADAHRLFTELEPQPMEHVDVLGGGRAALEAANSRFGLALADDEIDYLVDAFRKLERNPTDVELMMFAQANSEHCRHKIFNASFTVDGVAQDKSMFGMIRNTHQLNPQHTIVAYADNASVMEGHAVERFLPGAGGTYGKTDATHHVLMKVETHNHPTAISPFPGASTGAGGEIRDEGATGRGARPKAGLAGFTVSKLWDAKFGKPEHIASPLQIMTEGPLGGAAFNNEFGRPNLLGYFREYEQEVAGVKRGYHKPIMIAGGIGFIDAGLTHKILFPAGTLLIQLGGPGMRIGMGGGAASSMATGTNTAELDFDSVQRGNPEIERRAQEVINACWSLGDHNPILAIHDVGAGGLSNAFPELTNDAGRGARFDLRQVPLEESGLAPKEIWSNESQERYVMAIAPESLEQFRAFCERERCPFAVVGVATEQRELVVADEGADTPVDMPMDVLLGKPPRMHRDVQRVAREVPPLKLDGVALQEAVIQVLSHPTVASKRFLVTIGDRTVGGLTHRDQMVGPWQVPVADCAVTLADYQGFAGEAMSMGERTPLAAVDGPASGRMAVAEAITNLLAAPIDLARVKLSANWMAACGEPGEDAALYDTVHAVGMELCPQLGVSIPVGKDSLSMRTQWQQDGATQKVTSPVSLIVSAFASLDDVRGTLTPQLDAKEDTTLVLVDLGHGRNRMGGSILAQVLGQPGGEVPDLDEAQDLVKLVAAVNELRAQGRILAYHDRSDGGLFAAAAEMAFAGQVGVALNVDLLVTEGDGISDSRAEYGDAKNWASQVSVRREELTLKALFNEELGVVLQVKTSERNDVMQVLRAHGLSRHSHFVGQSRPLSSAIAVGKGEIQVWRDTKTVFSAKLADLHQVWDSVSWKICQQRDNPACADSEHAAAGDPADPGLHVFLPRELPAAPATLSSRPRVAILREQGVNSHIEMAYVFTEAGFEAVDVHMTDLQAGRHKLQDFRGVVACGGFSYGDTLGAGIGWARSITFNPVLSEQFQAFFGRKDTFGLGVCNGCQMFAELADIIPGAEAWPRFTTNRSERFEARLSMVEVLESPSLFFQGLAGARLPIAVAHGEGYPNFAHRGDAGKAIAAMRFVDNHGQATERYPFNPNGGAGGLTGVTTADGRFTALMPHPERVFRNIQLSWTSGDKSALSPWMQIWRNARKWVG; encoded by the coding sequence GTGTCCCTGCATATCACCGAGTTCGAGGGCGGCCAGGCCCTCAGCGACTTCCGCGTCCAGCAACTCCTGCCCCGCCTGCAAGCGGTGCATCCGAAGATCACGGGCATCCAGGCCCGCTACGTCCACCTGGTCGCGGCCGACCATGCCCCTTCCGCGGCGGAACGCGAGCGCCTGGCGGCACTGCTGACCTACGGCGAGCCCTGCGCCGGCTCCAGCCAGGGGCCGCTGGTCATCGTCACGCCCCGTTTCGGCACCGTCTCGCCCTGGGCTTCCAAGGCCACGGACATCGCCCACAACTGCGGCCTGGCGGTGCGGCGGGTCGAGCGCGTGGTGGAGTACCGCCTGCAACTGGCCTCGGGCCTGCTCGGCAAGGCCAGCCTGGACGCCGCCCAGTTGGGTGCGGTGGCGGCGCTGCTGCACGACCGCATGACCGAAAGCGTGGTTCCCGGCCGCGCCGATGCCCATCGCCTGTTCACCGAACTCGAGCCGCAGCCGATGGAGCACGTGGACGTGCTGGGCGGCGGCCGCGCGGCGCTGGAAGCGGCCAACAGCCGCTTCGGCCTGGCGCTGGCGGACGACGAGATCGACTACCTGGTGGACGCCTTCCGCAAGCTGGAGCGCAACCCGACGGACGTGGAACTGATGATGTTCGCGCAGGCGAACAGCGAGCACTGCCGGCACAAGATCTTCAACGCCTCCTTCACGGTCGACGGCGTGGCGCAGGACAAGAGCATGTTCGGCATGATCCGCAACACGCACCAGTTGAATCCGCAGCACACGATCGTCGCCTATGCCGACAACGCGTCGGTGATGGAAGGCCATGCGGTGGAGCGCTTCCTGCCGGGCGCGGGCGGCACCTACGGCAAGACCGACGCCACCCATCACGTGCTGATGAAGGTGGAGACGCACAACCACCCGACGGCCATCTCGCCCTTCCCGGGCGCGTCCACCGGCGCCGGCGGCGAGATTCGTGACGAGGGCGCCACCGGCCGCGGCGCGCGGCCCAAGGCCGGCCTGGCCGGCTTCACGGTCTCGAAGCTGTGGGACGCGAAGTTCGGCAAGCCCGAGCACATCGCCAGCCCGCTGCAGATCATGACCGAGGGGCCGCTGGGCGGCGCCGCTTTCAACAACGAATTCGGCCGTCCCAACCTGCTGGGCTACTTCCGCGAGTACGAGCAGGAAGTGGCGGGCGTGAAGCGCGGCTACCACAAGCCCATCATGATCGCCGGCGGCATCGGCTTCATCGATGCGGGCCTCACGCACAAGATCCTCTTCCCGGCCGGCACCTTGCTGATCCAGCTGGGCGGCCCCGGCATGCGCATCGGCATGGGCGGCGGCGCGGCTTCGTCCATGGCCACCGGCACCAACACCGCCGAACTGGACTTCGACTCGGTGCAGCGCGGCAACCCCGAGATCGAGCGCCGGGCGCAAGAGGTCATCAACGCCTGCTGGTCGCTGGGCGACCACAACCCCATCCTGGCGATCCACGACGTCGGCGCCGGCGGCCTGTCCAACGCCTTCCCCGAGCTGACCAACGACGCCGGCCGCGGCGCGCGCTTCGACCTGCGCCAGGTGCCGCTGGAAGAAAGCGGCCTGGCGCCCAAGGAAATCTGGAGCAACGAAAGCCAGGAACGCTACGTGATGGCGATCGCGCCGGAGTCGCTGGAGCAATTCCGCGCCTTCTGCGAGCGCGAGCGCTGCCCGTTCGCGGTGGTGGGCGTGGCCACCGAGCAGCGCGAGCTGGTCGTGGCCGACGAAGGCGCCGACACGCCGGTGGACATGCCGATGGACGTGCTCCTGGGCAAGCCGCCGCGCATGCATCGCGACGTCCAGCGCGTGGCCCGCGAAGTGCCGCCGCTGAAGCTGGATGGCGTGGCCCTGCAGGAAGCGGTGATCCAGGTGCTGAGCCATCCCACGGTGGCGTCGAAGCGCTTCCTGGTCACCATCGGTGACCGCACGGTGGGCGGGCTGACGCATCGCGACCAGATGGTCGGCCCCTGGCAGGTGCCGGTGGCCGATTGCGCCGTCACGCTGGCCGATTACCAGGGCTTCGCCGGGGAAGCCATGAGCATGGGCGAGCGCACGCCGCTGGCCGCCGTCGACGGCCCGGCTTCCGGCCGCATGGCGGTGGCCGAGGCCATCACCAACCTGCTGGCCGCGCCCATCGACCTGGCGCGCGTGAAGCTGTCCGCCAACTGGATGGCCGCCTGCGGTGAACCCGGCGAAGACGCCGCGCTGTACGACACGGTGCATGCGGTGGGCATGGAGCTGTGCCCGCAGCTGGGCGTGTCCATTCCGGTCGGCAAGGACAGCCTGTCGATGCGCACGCAGTGGCAGCAGGACGGCGCCACGCAGAAGGTGACCTCGCCGGTCAGCCTGATCGTCAGCGCCTTCGCCAGCCTGGACGACGTGCGCGGCACGCTGACGCCGCAGCTGGATGCGAAGGAAGACACGACGCTGGTGCTGGTGGACCTGGGCCACGGCCGCAATCGCATGGGCGGCAGCATCCTGGCGCAGGTGCTGGGCCAGCCGGGCGGCGAGGTGCCGGACCTGGACGAGGCGCAGGACCTGGTGAAGCTGGTCGCCGCGGTCAACGAACTGCGCGCGCAGGGCCGCATCCTGGCCTACCACGACCGCAGCGACGGCGGCCTGTTCGCCGCCGCCGCCGAAATGGCCTTCGCCGGCCAGGTGGGCGTCGCGCTGAACGTCGACCTGCTGGTGACCGAAGGCGACGGCATCAGCGACAGTCGCGCCGAATACGGCGACGCCAAGAACTGGGCCTCGCAGGTCAGCGTGCGACGCGAGGAGCTGACGCTCAAGGCGCTGTTCAACGAGGAACTGGGCGTGGTGCTGCAGGTGAAGACCTCGGAGCGCAACGACGTGATGCAGGTGCTGCGCGCGCACGGCCTGTCCAGGCACAGCCACTTCGTCGGCCAATCGCGGCCGCTGTCGTCCGCCATAGCCGTGGGCAAGGGCGAAATCCAGGTCTGGCGCGACACCAAGACCGTCTTCAGCGCGAAGCTCGCCGACCTGCACCAGGTCTGGGACAGCGTCAGCTGGAAGATCTGCCAGCAGCGCGACAACCCGGCCTGCGCCGACAGCGAGCACGCGGCGGCCGGCGATCCGGCCGACCCGGGCCTGCACGTTTTCCTGCCGCGCGAACTGCCCGCAGCTCCCGCCACCCTCAGCTCGCGTCCGCGCGTCGCCATCCTGCGCGAACAGGGCGTCAACTCGCACATCGAGATGGCCTACGTCTTCACCGAAGCGGGCTTCGAGGCGGTCGACGTGCACATGACCGACCTGCAGGCCGGCCGCCACAAGCTGCAGGACTTCCGCGGCGTCGTCGCCTGCGGCGGCTTCAGCTACGGCGACACGCTGGGCGCGGGCATAGGCTGGGCGCGCAGCATCACCTTCAACCCGGTGCTGTCGGAACAGTTCCAGGCCTTCTTCGGCCGCAAGGACACCTTCGGCCTGGGCGTTTGCAATGGCTGCCAGATGTTCGCCGAGCTGGCCGACATCATCCCCGGCGCCGAGGCCTGGCCGCGCTTCACCACCAACCGCAGCGAGCGCTTCGAGGCGCGCCTGTCCATGGTGGAAGTGCTCGAGTCGCCCAGCCTGTTCTTCCAGGGCCTGGCCGGCGCGCGCCTGCCGATCGCGGTGGCGCACGGCGAGGGCTACCCGAACTTCGCGCACCGTGGCGACGCCGGCAAGGCGATCGCGGCGATGCGCTTCGTCGACAACCACGGCCAGGCGACCGAGCGCTATCCCTTCAACCCGAACGGCGGCGCCGGCGGCCTGACGGGCGTGACCACGGCCGACGGCCGCTTCACGGCGCTGATGCCGCACCCCGAGCGCGTGTTCCGCAACATCCAGCTGTCCTGGACCTCGGGCGACAAGTCGGCGCTGAGCCCGTGGATGCAGATCTGGCGCAACGCCAGGAAGTGGGTCGGCTAG
- the map gene encoding type I methionyl aminopeptidase: MGITYKDEQGIQGMRTAGRLAAEVLDHLTDHIKPGITTREIDRLAAEFMKKQGSISATLGYQPSGYPPYPASLCTSVNNVVCHGIPNDKPLKKGDIVNVDVTVIKDGWYGDTSRMFVIGDASIAAKRLVQITYDAMWHGISMVKPGIRLGDIGFAIQKFAEGNGFSVVREFCGHGIGRNFHEEPQVLHYGKPGTLEELKPGMTFTIEPMINAGRREVKEFGNDGWTIVTKDHSLSAQWEHTVLVTEDGYEVMTLSDGAPQPPDFVRK, translated from the coding sequence ATGGGCATCACCTACAAAGACGAACAAGGCATCCAGGGGATGCGGACCGCCGGCCGCCTGGCCGCCGAAGTCCTGGACCACCTGACCGACCACATCAAGCCCGGCATCACCACGCGCGAGATCGACCGCCTCGCCGCCGAGTTCATGAAGAAGCAGGGCTCGATTTCCGCCACGCTGGGCTACCAGCCCTCGGGCTACCCGCCCTACCCGGCTTCGCTGTGCACTTCGGTCAACAACGTGGTGTGCCACGGCATCCCGAACGACAAGCCGCTGAAGAAGGGCGACATCGTCAACGTCGACGTCACCGTCATCAAGGACGGCTGGTACGGCGACACCAGCCGCATGTTCGTCATCGGCGACGCCTCCATCGCCGCGAAGCGCCTGGTGCAGATCACCTACGACGCCATGTGGCACGGCATCTCCATGGTCAAGCCGGGCATCCGCCTGGGCGACATCGGCTTCGCCATCCAGAAGTTCGCCGAAGGCAACGGCTTCTCGGTGGTGCGCGAGTTCTGCGGCCACGGCATCGGCCGCAACTTCCACGAGGAGCCCCAGGTCCTGCACTATGGCAAGCCGGGCACGCTGGAAGAACTGAAGCCGGGCATGACCTTCACCATCGAGCCGATGATCAACGCCGGCCGCCGCGAGGTGAAGGAGTTCGGCAACGACGGCTGGACCATCGTCACCAAGGACCACTCGCTGTCCGCCCAGTGGGAACACACCGTGCTGGTCACCGAAGACGGCTACGAGGTGATGACGCTTTCCGACGGCGCCCCGCAGCCGCCGGACTTCGTCCGGAAGTGA
- a CDS encoding [protein-PII] uridylyltransferase — translation MTGSGHSVIEAAQPPVHSAIGDIRETHRARKAGLLQQLRDERGSTRGIKNLLAAFSQLADDTLKALCQRAGLPAGVALVAVGGFGRGELFPHSDVDVLLLMPDGISPDHDPALKQRIEDFIGSCWDAGLEIGSSVRTVEECVAQALEDVTVQTSLLESRLITGSRKLFLAFQERFRATLDPRAFFVAKTLEMRQRHNKFENTPYSLEPNCKESPGGLRDLQVILWVANAAGFGKSWDELARSGLATAFEARQIKHNEALLNLIRARLHLIANRREDRLVFDLQNAVAESFGYQTTMRPDGRPLERASERLMKRFYWAAKAVAQLNQILLLNIEERLNPAGAEARPINERFSEKAGMIEVASDDLYLANPHAILETFLLYETTPGVKGLSARTLRALYNARKVMDGAFRNDPVNHATFRAILMQPEGITHAMRLMNQTSVLGRYLWVFRRIVGQMQHDLFHVYTVDQHILMVLRNVRRFFMAEHAHEYPFCSQLAAGWDKPWILYAAALFHDIAKGRGGDHSELGAREVKRFCRQHQIEPEDCELIEFLVRGHLMMSRVAQKEDLGDPAVIQAFAKRVGNERYLTALYLLTVADIRGTSPKVWNAWKGKLLEDLYRYTLRVLGGRAPDPQAEVEATKREALVLLQLHALPFEAHKKLWETLDVGYFMRHEAGDIAWHTRHLSRHVGSGKTIVRARLSPVGEGLQIVVYTPDQPDLFARICGYFDQAGFSILDAKVHTASNGYALDTFQVVTSMLPEHYRELCNMAEAELASTISQAGPLPAPSRGRVSRRVKSFPVTPRVDLRPDEKAQHWLLSISTSDRVGLLYSIARVLARHKLNLQLAKVSTLGERVEDTFLIDGPELQQNRRQLEIETELLEAISA, via the coding sequence ATGACAGGTTCAGGTCATTCCGTCATCGAAGCGGCCCAGCCGCCAGTCCATTCCGCCATCGGCGACATCCGCGAGACGCATCGCGCCCGCAAGGCGGGCCTGCTGCAGCAGCTGCGCGACGAGCGCGGCTCCACCCGCGGCATCAAGAACCTGCTGGCCGCCTTCAGCCAGCTCGCCGACGACACCCTCAAGGCCTTGTGCCAGCGCGCCGGCCTGCCCGCCGGCGTGGCGCTGGTCGCCGTCGGCGGCTTCGGCCGCGGCGAACTCTTCCCCCATTCCGACGTCGACGTGCTGCTGCTGATGCCCGATGGCATCTCGCCGGACCACGACCCGGCGCTGAAGCAGCGCATCGAGGACTTCATCGGCAGCTGCTGGGACGCCGGGCTGGAGATCGGCTCCAGCGTGCGCACCGTGGAGGAATGCGTGGCGCAGGCGCTGGAAGACGTGACGGTGCAGACCAGCCTGCTGGAGTCGCGCCTGATCACCGGCTCGCGCAAGCTGTTCCTGGCCTTCCAGGAGCGTTTTCGCGCCACGCTGGATCCCAGGGCCTTCTTCGTGGCCAAGACGCTGGAAATGCGCCAGCGCCACAACAAGTTCGAGAACACCCCGTACTCGCTGGAGCCGAACTGCAAGGAGTCGCCTGGCGGCCTGCGCGACCTGCAGGTGATCCTGTGGGTGGCCAACGCCGCCGGCTTCGGCAAGAGCTGGGACGAGCTGGCCCGCAGCGGGCTGGCCACGGCCTTCGAGGCGCGCCAGATCAAGCACAACGAGGCGCTGCTGAACCTGATCCGCGCCCGCCTGCACCTCATCGCCAACCGGCGCGAGGACCGGCTGGTGTTCGACCTGCAGAACGCGGTGGCGGAGTCCTTCGGCTACCAGACCACGATGCGGCCGGACGGCCGTCCGCTGGAGCGCGCCAGCGAGCGGCTGATGAAGCGCTTCTACTGGGCGGCCAAGGCGGTGGCGCAGCTGAACCAGATCCTGCTGCTGAACATCGAGGAGCGGCTCAACCCCGCCGGCGCCGAAGCGCGCCCCATCAACGAGCGCTTCTCCGAGAAGGCCGGGATGATCGAGGTGGCGAGCGACGACCTGTACCTGGCGAACCCGCACGCGATCCTCGAGACCTTCCTGCTGTACGAGACGACGCCCGGGGTCAAGGGCCTGTCGGCCCGGACGCTGCGCGCGCTGTACAACGCCCGCAAGGTCATGGACGGCGCCTTCCGCAACGACCCGGTCAACCACGCCACCTTCCGCGCCATCCTGATGCAGCCGGAAGGCATCACCCACGCGATGCGGCTGATGAACCAGACCTCGGTGCTGGGGCGCTACCTGTGGGTGTTCCGGCGCATCGTCGGCCAGATGCAGCACGACCTGTTCCACGTCTACACGGTGGACCAGCACATCCTGATGGTGCTGCGCAACGTGCGCCGCTTCTTCATGGCGGAACACGCGCACGAGTACCCGTTCTGCTCGCAGCTGGCCGCCGGCTGGGATAAGCCGTGGATCCTGTACGCCGCGGCGCTGTTCCACGACATCGCCAAGGGCCGCGGCGGCGACCACTCGGAACTGGGCGCGCGCGAGGTCAAGCGCTTCTGCCGCCAGCACCAGATCGAGCCGGAGGACTGCGAGCTGATCGAGTTCCTGGTGCGCGGGCACCTCATGATGAGCCGCGTCGCGCAGAAGGAAGACCTCGGCGATCCGGCCGTGATCCAGGCCTTCGCGAAGCGCGTGGGCAACGAGCGCTACCTGACCGCCCTGTACCTGCTGACGGTCGCCGACATCCGCGGCACCAGCCCCAAGGTGTGGAACGCCTGGAAGGGCAAGCTGCTGGAAGACCTGTACCGCTACACGCTGCGCGTGCTGGGCGGCCGGGCGCCGGATCCGCAGGCCGAGGTGGAAGCGACCAAGCGCGAAGCGCTGGTGCTGCTGCAGCTGCACGCCCTGCCCTTCGAGGCCCACAAGAAACTGTGGGAAACGCTGGACGTGGGCTACTTCATGCGGCACGAGGCCGGCGACATCGCCTGGCACACGCGCCACTTGTCGCGCCATGTGGGAAGCGGCAAGACGATCGTGCGCGCGCGCCTGTCGCCGGTGGGCGAAGGCTTGCAGATCGTCGTCTACACGCCGGACCAGCCGGACCTGTTCGCCCGCATCTGCGGCTACTTCGACCAGGCCGGCTTCAGCATCCTGGACGCCAAGGTCCACACCGCCAGCAACGGCTATGCGCTGGACACCTTCCAGGTGGTGACGTCCATGCTGCCCGAGCACTACCGCGAGCTGTGCAACATGGCGGAGGCAGAACTCGCCAGCACCATCAGCCAGGCCGGCCCGCTGCCCGCGCCCAGCCGCGGCCGCGTGTCCCGCCGGGTCAAGAGCTTCCCCGTCACGCCGCGCGTCGACCTGCGGCCCGACGAGAAGGCGCAGCACTGGCTGCTGTCCATCTCCACCAGCGACCGCGTCGGCCTGCTGTACTCGATCGCGCGCGTGCTGGCCCGGCACAAGCTGAACCTGCAGCTGGCCAAGGTCAGCACGCTGGGCGAACGGGTGGAAGACACCTTCCTCATCGACGGGCCCGAGCTGCAGCAGAACCGGCGGCAGCTGGAGATCGAGACGGAATTGCTCGAAGCGATTTCCGCCTGA